In a single window of the Pocillopora verrucosa isolate sample1 chromosome 4, ASM3666991v2, whole genome shotgun sequence genome:
- the LOC131785346 gene encoding mechanosensory protein 2 codes for MASEDDDVSRGFCDYVLTVLSFLIFICTLPFSLCFTLKIVQEYERAVMFRLGRLLPGGAKGPGLFFILPCIDSYQKVDLRTVSFDVPPQEILTKDSVTVAVDAVVYFRISDPTMSVTNVEKADQSTRLLAQTTLRNFLGTKNLSEILADREEISHAMQTSLDTATDPWGVKVERVEVKDVRLPQQLQRAMAAEAEATRDARAKVIAAEGEQNASRALKEAADIISESPSALQLRYLQTLTSISAEKNSTIIFPLPVDFLSRFLPDEKK; via the exons ATGGCCTCGGAAG atGATGATGTTTCAAGAGGGTTTTGTGACTATGTTCTGACAGTTTTGTCTTTCCTTATCTTTATTTGTACTCTGCCTTTCTCATTGTGTTTTACTTTGAAG ATTGTGCAGGAATATGAGAGAGCGGTTATGTTCCGTCTTGGTCGATTACTTCCTGGAGGAGCTAAAGGGCCAG GGTTATTCTTTATTCTGCCCTGTATTGACTCTTATCAGAAGGTGGATTTGAGGACAGTGTCATTTGATGTCCCACCTCAGGAG ATTCTGACCAAAGACAGTGTGACTGTTGCAGTGGATGCAGTTGTTTACTTCCGCATCAGTGACCCAACCATGTCAGTCACTAATGTGGAAAAGGCTGATCAGTCAACTCGTCTGCTTGCACAGACAACACTGCGAAATTTCCTTGGCACCAAAAATCTCAGTGAAATTTTGGCAGACCGTGAAGAGATCAGCCATGCTATGCAG ACTTCTCTCGATACTGCCACAGATCCTTGGGGTGTAAAAGTGGAACGTGTTGAAGT GAAAGATGTGCGTCTTCCTCAACAACTGCAGAGAGCCATGGCAGCAGAGGCTGAAGCTACTCGTGATGCTCGTGCAAAG GTCATTGCTGCTGAAGGTGAACAAAATGCATCTCGTGCACTGAAGGAAGCTGCTGACATCATTTCAGAGTCACCCTCTGCTCTTCAGCTGCGATACCTGCAGACATTGACATCCATCTCAGCTGAGAAGAATTCCACTATTATTTTCCCACTCCCCGTTGACTTTCTGAGCAGATTTTTGccagatgaaaagaaatga